Part of the Pangasianodon hypophthalmus isolate fPanHyp1 chromosome 9, fPanHyp1.pri, whole genome shotgun sequence genome is shown below.
GGGGTCACTTCTCTACTGTCTGGCTATGTTGGGATATCCAGTGAGTTACCATGCACATAAAACACCAtccttacagacacacacacgctcacacccTCAGTAACTCAGACTCAGTGTTGCCCAGGAGCTTGGTGTATGCCAGTATCTGTGTCCTAGTCTCATGTTTCGACTCCTGTATCTGTTTGAAGATCTTGCCTCTCCCTCAATTAGACTAATAGCTCATATGTCAACCTGGAAACTCACACTCAGCACTTTAGTTTTTAGTGCAGCAGGTAGCCACGTCACCTGCATCGTCTGTTCACCTGGGAGGCCAACACAAGTGACAGCTGTAGTGAAACTTTCATAAACACAGCCCAAACACTCAGCCACTTACACAACATCAGTGGGAAGTCAGCAACTAGCAATGAAATAACGAAATACTGCAGAATTCTTGAAGAGCCTAATTTCTATCCACCACATCTGTAGCATAAATACACATAATTTCTACATGTTTCACTGTACtgaaaaaagaatggaaaaccTGTTGGATTGAAACTTATGATGGAAGACTAAGGGCAGCTGCTGAATTCAgtcagtaaatgtttaaaatgtgtgactGCTACATTACatcctgtgatgaaacagaCAGGAGCGAATGTATTAGCaaagatgttttttatttaattttatccaCCTTCCCATTAGTGGAGGAATGCAATTCTGCTTGCTGGCACTTTTGTAGTATCTGTGCATCATCAGGACAAAACTGAAGCCCTTTCATGTTTACTTTCACCTACACTGGTAACACATAGCCAGAAATACTTCCCTCTGAAAAGGAGTCCCAAggacaaattatacaaatttagAGTTTAATGTACAACTATTGATTGaagaattcacaaaaaaatttacaaaaatatgtgtTCCACTTCTCAGCCCACTAGCTCACACACTCTTGGACTCTTGGATTCCTTAGATCCTGACCTACTCTGATGCATTTATGCACTGATTCATGCCATAAATCTTGGTAAATGATAGCTGCCTGCTTAAATCTAACCTCCTAGAGTCTATAAGACACAGACAGGATTTCAGTAGAACTTTTGGACGAGAGTGCATCAATCATCAGTAAGTGCCTTACATGGGTTGAAAAACATTGTAAGCCTGTCCAACATATGTAATGATGTGGACCCAACATGTGACATTTGACACCAGCTAACGACGCACATTCAGCACTTGCCTCTCTTCACACTCCTGCTGGACAGAAAAGTGATGAGGTCCGTaaaaagaatgatttttttgcCAATAATATACCTTTACATTgctactttttatatatatatatatatatatatatatatatatatatatatatatatatatatatatatatatatatatataaaccaaaatgatttggaaatgtttttatttaggttaATTTCTAATCTTGGCCTGGAATCTATGTGCAAAGATAATGTTGGATGAGGATCCAGTTTTTGCTggctaagtgtgatttttttgaTGATTTGATTTAGTTTTTTGGATAGTTACACACCTTAGCAAATGGAATCAATTCAGTTTATTATCAGATACCAGCTGTATAAATGTCCGTGATGCACCTGCTCCATCACATCATTATCAAAATGGAGAAGAGCACTGAGGCACTCTGTTCAGACAGTGCACAgagttttacaatttttaaatggcctaataaaatacattaataataagaCTTTTAGCCAACAGAACATTTTCCTTAgttgatgagacagagactgatgtggattttgctgataatcaaagtgagaactcatttcccagtaaacttatatatatatatataggttgcAAATGTAGATAATTGTCACTGGAATTGAATCTTTAAATATGAATTTCTCTGACACTTTGGGGTTAAAAggactttaaaatgctgtacatgcaaatacatgcaaaagagatttcagttcagaaaaaaaatgtagttttcagaactatgtaAAGTAGAAAATAAGTTTTCACAGATGACCgcacaaatattttaatcattccCAGATATAACTGCAAAATGTTTTGAATCcaaaattattaacaatattTCATTAGCATTCACACTCTTCCCCTCTTTACACTAATTTTCAGTTACATTATACTTTATAGATTTTATGAAATGCAGGCTTCCTTGATATCTAAGCATATAATGTTAAAATACTGCTAAGGTTGACTGAACTTTAAACAGAGGTGCTTTATGGTTTTTCCTACTTGTgttttatactatatattttttttgtaagtttcTTTAAGTTTATGCTCTGTTTAATAGCCTTTTTTAAATATCCTACTAGCCTTTTGTGTCCTTGTTGCTTTAACTGAAAACTTTTGAGAACTTTccttttattgaaatatttttgggGAAAAGATTTTTCACATCAATGTTTACTGACTGCCACAACAACTGCTCTTAcacattataagtgagttttaaGTAAAcaagttttctgttcttttcttggTACAGGGAAATGTGCCAAAATTAATGTCTGTGGTAACTGCACATAGTTATACTGCATGTGGTGGGTAGAGATTAGTTTGAAAGATGCTGGAATATCTACCAGTTTTCAACCATAAATTAGAggatttttcattatttgtatttaatgcCCTAGGCAAATCAAAATACTATATTACTACAAAACCAACCAGACTAACTTTCTCCTGTCAGCCAGAAAAcactttaattcagtttttttttttttttgataaactgTATTGCAACCTACCAGAGCCAAAGGCTCAGAAACATATTGTTCATTCTGTATGTCCTAGTAAAGATGGAAGATAAAAACGACCTATATAGCGAACCGCAGTGCAACAATGCAGAAGGCAGTGCAACAGACTCCCCATCTGTTccaatgggattttttttataaattcactTGCCAGtttgttgaaagaaagaaacagtccACAAACTGAAATGTGGCTGCATTACTGCAGAAAGGGGTTTTAAGAAGGCAAAATGGACTGATAACATTTGAGGTAACTTTATGCAGTGGAGGGAATATAGGATGTGCAGTTGTAGCCTCAGGCACTCTGAGTTTGATTGCCATTTGGGACAGTTGGAAGCCAAAAATCCCATatgggcagacacacacacacgcacacaaacacacacacatacacatacacagagcctcttgtcagtgcaaaacaaatgaaagcctgcttggaatttgcaaaaaaaaataaaaaatccaaatttcatgttttcatgctttcatgtgtcttggactGGGGAGAGGCTTCCATCTGGCCACTGTGCCATAAAGTCCAGATcagtggagtgttgcagtgatggttgaccttctgcaagtttctcccatctccacacatgatctctggagctcatCCAAAGTGACCAtcgggttcttggtcacctctcttaccaagGCCCTTCTCTCCCGATTGCTCTGTTTGGCTGGGAGACTCTAGGAAGAGTCTTgttgttccaaacttcttccctttaagaattatggaggccaCTGTGCTCCTGGGAACCTTTAATGCAGCAGAAATTTTTTATAGCCTTCCCCAGATGTGTGCCTCAACACAGTGCTGTGTCTGAGCTCTGCAGGCTgttcctttgacctcatggcttgatttttgctctgatatgcattttcagctattagaccttatatagacaggtgtgtgcctttctaaatcatgtTCAATCAAGTGAATTTGCCACAGATGGACTCCAGTCAAAGtatagaaacatctcaaagatgatccacAGAAACGGGgtgcacctgagctaaatttcaagtgtcatagcaCAGGGCCTGACTACTtatgtcaatgtgatatttcagttttttctttttaataaatttgagaAGTTATCAaaaatctggtttttgcttGTCATTGTATGgactgatgtaaaaaaaaaaagtcaaagcaTATTAGCATCAGGCTGCAtcgtaataaaaaaaatgtgaaaaaaatgaaggggactgaatactttctgaatgcactgtatagCCTGGATGTACAACAGTCTTGTGTTCTGTCTACAGAGGGAAGCGCTTTGTGGCGATGAAGGTGGTGAAGAGTGCTCAGCACTACACAGAGACGGCACTAGACGAGATCAAACTACTCCGATGTGTGAGTGAAAAGGCCACTAATACAAGACTCCAATATACACAGCCATTTTACTGCATCCTCTTCAGTCCATTTAAACACACTCTCCTTTGTATGTTGGAGCAGAAATAATTTTCATTAAGCTAATGCAGCTCGTGTCAGATGACATGCTTTAAGATATGCCATGTGTTTCTAACAGTTTAGGCCATTTGATCCCAAGAGCTcatttcagagtgtgtgtggtaatCGTACACGCCtatgtctgtctatcaggtacgTGAGAGTGACCCCACTGACCCCTACAAAGACATGGTGGTTCAGCTCATCGATGACTTCAAGATCTCGGGGATAAACGGGATCCGTATCCTcctcagtgtgtgtacatgtgtgtgggTATTTTTAGCTCTCATATACATGTGATTGTGTTATTGCACCTAACTCACTCTCTCAGATGTATGTATGGTGTTTGAAGTTCTCGGCCACCATCTACTGAAATGGATCATCAAGTCCAACTATCAGGGCCTGCCTTTACCATGTGTCAAGAGCATCATTAGACAGGTACACACACCTATACTCACAAAACACATTATTGGAAATATATTATACTGTGAACtggtttgaattttaaatatgCATACTAAGTATGACAGAAATCTAAGTTAGATGTTCTTTAATCCAGGGGGTCttaaactttttgcagccagggacctgTTTAGctctaaaataaattccacagaccccttcattatagatttatttattagatttatgtgtaaataaatatttttctgtttattagaaccataaagttttctttttctgggCTTTCCCCAAAAAGAACACATTGGGTCCAAgttgaaattatatatatagtcCTACTTGTTTGCGTtattaaggtttggattaaactcattcaattcaagttACCAGACCAACACGTTAATAACTGTACCAcctaaataatacatataattaGTTTTATAATGGTGGGTTATGCTTTCCACCACTGAAAAAACCTAAAAATTTCAGTCCccttggctatgcttcacagacccctgggGATCTCTGGACCCATTTGAGAACTGCTGCTTTAAGTGTTCATATAATATATGTTTTATCTCACCACCACAGCAGCCTTCAACCATCTGAAGAAGCATGAATCGCAGCTCATTCCTGAGCCAGGCAAAGTGATGTGAATGTTGTGTATTTAATTGGCAGGTCTTGCAGGGTCTGGATTACCTCCACACTAAGTGCAAGATCATTCACACAGACATCAAACCGGAGAACATCCTGATGTGTGTGGACGATGCCTTTGTCAGGCGCATGGCGGTTGAAGCCACCGAGTGGCAGAAAGCAGGAGCGCCTCCTCCCTCTGGATCTGCAGGTATTATACCTCCCTCTGGATCCGCagttttttacacaaaataccACCACAACATGATAGAGGATAACATAATAACCATCGTGATTATTTATCAGTTATTTGGCCAAGGAGCACAGCATGTGTCTACATTTTGCACTATCAACCTGTATTCCTGCACATACATGAATAAGATGGCTTAGTCACATTAATTGAGCATatcttttaaatgctaaatataaacataattaaataaatgctcaAAATAACCCTGCCCCACAGTGTGCATTATGTAATGATCTTCAGCTATGCTTATGCAGTCTAAATAAAGTGCCTTCCTGCGCAGGCCTGACGTGTTTGGGAACTGGAAAATATCGAGTTGGTCAAATACTTTAAACATATGAAGGAAGTACACCTGTATCTAACCTTAGCCATTTAGCTATTTTTATCACCAGTATCAACGTTGATTAGGTTTAAATAATAGAGGAAACCAGAAATCTAATAGAGGAAGCGAGAAATAATTATTGATTTACATCTAACTTAGATATGCAGCATGATTTTTGGACTAGTAATGCTGTAGCTGTACCAAAAATTCATGCAAACATTTCAGAAGAAGTGATATATTCAGTGAAAAGTGCAGTATGAGCTGAATTCTGAGAACTACTCTTTGTAGATCCTCGATAGACAAACTTCCACTTCCAGCTATTGTACTAACACTCACAAACTACTTGACCCGAATTTGTCCTTGGTGTTAGCAGGAAAGCAACAACACCACGCACATAACACATTAGTTACTCATGGTTTTCTTCTGTCAACTCATATTTAAGGCAGAAATGCTTTGCCTTTACGGAAGTCTTGGAttcatgatcatgatcatgataGGATCATTATAGACGCCATGACTGCTAGAATAGAGCCTGATCTGCTGACAGAGTGTCTAAGGACAGGCTGGTTGTAGATGAGCTGCCTGTGTGGCCTTCAGCAGGGTGGGACCATATGAAGGAGTGAGGAGATGATGAGAGCCAGGCATCAGAAATAGCCAGCAGCTTTAACGTGGAactgggacagagagacaggacatATAGTGCCATTAAATCCTCTTTTAGCCTaaactcaaagaaaaaaaattatttattggaTCACTGAAGAACTTTATATCTTTAAGTACAAACAGCATTTTGTCTTCAACTTTTCACTCATGTTTCTGTTTAAACCATCATTTACAACGTGTTAAAGTGAGAGGGCTAGCAAGGCCGTAATTAGCCATGAAGACGCTGAGGCCTGGACCTTGGTTGTTTCGGAAGGGTTTGTTTTTCACCTCCCATGTAGCCTATACCCAGTTATCAAATTCAATACTGAAACAGCGACATCCTGATAATATGATGGTAGAATGAAGTCCggaaaatgtggaaaaacttACATTCCAGGTCACAGTCAGCAGTGATGATCAATTCTCAACTGACCTCAGATCAGCTGTGGAGGTTTATCCATAGACCTAATTGCCCATAATGTTTCAAGCTCATAGGACACTAAAGCTACCAGACTTTAACTTCTTGTTGAAAGGTACCCAATGTACATATTAGATGCTAACATTTTACATAGCTATGATATAAATGTGTCAGTATATGTCAGACACTATAATAGAAATATgaatgtttgagggcatttggtggtttgtaaaatgtatttttataaatttcttCAGTTTCCAAATCAGCTTATTGGTTGATTTGCTACTTGATTGGGTTAGGCTACAAGCTCCATAGGTGGCTACAAATAAGTACTTAAtgttagtttaattttttattattgtattgtataattTTACTCATTAATAGCATACTATGAGGAtactctgtaaagctgctttgtgacaatgtccattgttaaaagtgctatacaaataaaattgaattaatttgaattgaattaaagttCATTAACTATTGTACTGATGGCATAGTATTATGTAACATGATAAACAGGCACCTTAAGCTGTCATgtaaaccaaaatatttaattcaataaaattaaatggtCTAACAGAACAGTTTATAAAAGAATGTAAGGATAACATAACAGAGATTAATTGATGTATTATACATTCGGCATTGTGATATGTTAACTATATGGAGCTCACTAGAATTGTGATCTGAGCGCTAGTTTGAGGAATATGGTTtaacttgtttgtttttcctctctacAGTGAGCACAGCACCCCAACTCAAACAGGTATGTAGCACTAACAATCCCAACATAGCCACTGCTGAATTAATTAACTAACAGTAAGAGATTCCTTATGGTCCTTTGAGCAAAAGCAGGAATGGATAATGCTTGGTTAATTCGCGTGTGTATGTGGTGCCCCCTACAGGTGGGGAAGATCTctaagaacaagaagaagaagctgaagAAGAAGCAAAAGCGGCAGGCAGAGCTGCTGGAGAGACGCATGCTGGAGATAGAGGCTTTAGAGAGGGaggctgagagacagaaagccaACGAAGGGCTAAACCCGCCACCAGGACCTGCACTAGCTCTCGGTGAGAGTGAAGATGAGGACGACGAAGAGGAGGACatagaggaagaggaagaaggagagggagagagggagcggCCTGTTAGATTAACCAACCACACATGTAAGTAGTTACTGATTATAACTGAGACATTTGAGATTTAGACATCTGGGTGTTTGTGTGCAAACACACCAAACAGTGTTAAAATTGTTTGTGCAGTCTTTTTAATGCAAAGTGTTGGGTTTATCAAAACAAGGTTTGCTTAGatttgtgtgttcatgcacaACTTTGACCATGCATAAGTAAAGCGGCGAAAACCAAACAGGTGTTCACTTACGAATGCTTTACGTAGAGAGTGAACTGCTAATACTGCTAATCTATTAAGCTTCATAGTGTACACTTGTGTATACGACCTGCATAAGCACATTTGATAAATCCAAATTTTATTGTTTGCATGACCTTTTCTATGTAATGTTGATAAATGAGGACTCTGggttttattttaatctctACAAACTACCCTTAAAATATATCTGATTTATGCTATTATCCTAACAGCCCTCAATCATCGTAGCCACCTTTGTCAGAGGCCCATATTCTGTGCATTATAATGCCTCTACAGTTTCCATTTTTGCCACGTCATCATTATTAGTGCCATCACATGGCTTTCGATCAACACAGAGAGAGCTTTCAGCACAAGTGGGTCAGCAGCTGCAGGTGGAGCTCAGAAGATTCTAGAAAGAGCTCGCTCTGATGGTGTGCTCATATGGATGTGTGAGCTTGTGCTTTCGACGACATAAGATACACTTAGTGTTGGTTAAAGTCATGAGAACTCTAatcactgttgctaggcaactggaaaCTGGGGATGCtgagcattagctagctaattagacTGAGGCAAACGATTTAGCTAGTAGTCATCCTTTAAGCCTTTTATTTGAATAGTGTGAAAGCAGAATGATGGTGGAAACAGGCAAAACCCTCAGGTGTATCAGCgtttccctcagatgtgttggtaaagtACTAAGAAAGGGCTCAATATGGCTAAAGTTACCCAGTAATTACAATCACAAAAACTTCCACTGCTTTGCCACTGttgaaaaatgttaacattcaTTGTAATTTTGATTTATGAAACAGTGAATCCCACAAGAGTGGGTCGTTTATATGGCATCTACTCGTTAACATGTTGTAACCCAATTTGGATTTAGCTTATATTGTACACTCaatggccactttattaggaacaccttactaatactgggtaggacccCCCTTGTATTAGAAACATTCTTTTGAGATTTTGGTCCATACAGATATGATTtcatcacataattgctgcagatttgtcagcagCACACTCATGCTGTGAacctcccattctaccacatcccaaaggtggtcTACTGGATTcaatttcagtttaatttaaattttatttatatagcgttttaacaatggacattgtcacgaagcagctttaaagaaatccCTGTATCCCTCAGATCTCTTCAGATCTGTTGAATAGGGAGCCCCCTGATGTGCACTGAACTAATtccatgttcatggaaccattTTGAAACAACTTGTGCTCATCATGCTGGAAatagccattataagatgggtaaCTTGTGTCCATAAaaatgcacatggtcagcagcaTATTCAGATAGTCTAAGGCACTCAAATGACGCTCACTTGGTATTATCGGAgacaaagtgtgccaagaaaacattccccacaccattacacagcCACCCTCAACCTGAACTGTTGTAACAAGGCAGGTTGGATTCATGGATTCAAggtgatgccaaattctgactctgactcgagtcagaaatcaagattcatcataCCTGGCAGTGTTATCCAATCTagaactgtccagttttggtgagcccaCTGTAGCCTATGGTTCTtcttttcagctcaccatggttgtaaaggtGGTTATTTAaggttaccatagccttcctctcagctcaaaccattctggccattctcctctgacctgtcTCATCAGCAGAGTTTCCtgctgcagaactgctgctcactgtaaactctaaagactgttgtgcatgGGCAGGAGATCAGccttttctgaaatactcaaactagcccatctggcaccaacaaagatgcaatggttaaagtcacagagatgacatttttctcattaactgaagctcttgacctgtacctgcaagATTTtacacattgtgctgctgccacatgagtgGCTGATTGAGTAATTGCATGATTGAGCATGAATGTTCCTAAATAAGTGGCCAGTCAGTGTATATTTTAATCAATTGTATCCTATTTCAGTATTGAGTTGAGTGTTACTGGACTGGAAATAAATGAAGCGGGAGATACTAAGGTCTGTAAATGCAGAGACAGGCAAGCCTCCAACTTCCTCTCCGCCCCCTCAATGTGGcggtgtgtacacacacatgtgcaaacacacatgcaggaCCCTAACTGGTCCATTCATTTTTGTCTGAGAACAGAACCCTTctatttcttctttatttcctATGTTCTAGGCGCAGCTCCTCCAGAGCCACAACAGCAGGACGATGAGGAGGACTGTGAAGTACTTCCCAACACAGAAGTTCCTGATGATGAAGATCCCTCAGTGGCGACAGAGACCAACACACCACCACATGAACAGAGCAACAACCCTGCAaatgaagaggaggatgaacgagaagaaactgaagaagatGTGGAAGAGCAGGAGAAAGCAGCAGAGCAGCAGGAAGCTGAAGCAGGTCAGGAAGATGCAAAAGGAGCAGTAGACAGTCTTGAAGCTGTATCTTCCGATGAGAAGCCCGAACCAAAGACAGAGGAGTGTGCAAAGGAGGAGCAGCCTGAGctgccaaaagaagaagaagaaagaagagtaGAGGAAGTAGATGAGGAAGACGAAGATGAAGCTGATGACGAAGaggacgatgatgatgatgatgatgaagcagaGGATGAAGCCCAGGAGCTTAGGAACTCCACAGAGAGCCACAACGACACCTTAAAAACTAACGGTCATGCAGTGGTGGACACAAATCATCCATCAGACGCTGTGCCTGTTGTGCCCTCACCCTCACCTCTGCTCTGCCCGCTGGTGGAGTCAGAGCTCAGCGCCACTGATCGGGACGCCTCTGATGCCTCTTATGAGCTGTTCAATGGAGAGACAGCAGCACTCAGCAATGGCGCTCGACATCGAGCCACGGCACCGCGCTTCCCCGAGCTCCCGCTCGACCCCGAGCCTGAAGAGTGTGAGCCTGAGGAAGGAGAGACAAACCTGAACCCCGACGCCGAGCGCAGCCGCACCGTCTCATCCTCCAGCACCGGAGACACTCCTAAAGgtggcgcacacacactcacctctgaCCACCATCTGTTCACTTCTGAGAATGGCTGACCAGAGTTTGGCccttttaattacattttatagcaatatttgtaaagtgtgtaacatttatttttatatgaaatattataaatataccCATCAAACACCCTTTCCATGTATGAGCATCCTGCTGATGGCAAATGTATAGGTGTAAGTTAGAGATATAGGAATGAAAGGGACTAGAATTGCTTGCCATTtctaacaattatttttttaaaattaaaataaaatttattattattattttttattttatatgtactgTCTACTCTTGATGGTATCTACTGGCTTGCTCCAAACAATATCTCATTGTACACTGACAATAAAggtatcttatcttatcttaaccTTGTTACTTTCAGACCAAAATAAGCATGATCAGTAttctaaatacatttttaaagttagtGCTTATGTAGCGTAATTGAGCCAAATACAATAATGttggaaaaagaaagactgtGCTACTATGAAACATGATTCAGATTACGCATTATAATATATCTCAAGTGTGACTGTAATGACAcaataagttttatttattcttttattgttCTGGTATTGTTCTAGTAGCTACTATAACAGCTGTACTTGTTCACTCAGCTAAAGCACGAGCAGCTGACCTCCTGGTGAATCCTCTCGACCCTCGCAATGCTGACATACTCCGAGTGAAAATAGCAGACCTGGGCAATGCCTGCTGGGTGGTAAGATGCAATTGTTTTGTAGTCAGCTTCTGAGATTAATCTGGGaaacaatataaatatgtaaatatgtaaataaatatctttttgAAGATTTTGCCTTCAGTATAACCTCAGTGCACACTGAGTGGCCAGGTTATTACATACACCCCCATCTTTACAAAAATCTTCCAAATCATGTGACTGTGTTACAGGGTATAAATCAGGCAGACCAGCATTTCTAAACATGTGGCATTAAATGTGGCATGACAGTTGCCCCTAGTGTGCCAGTCCTGAGCTTTTCAAACATGGGCTTTTCATGACAGTTTCAAGGGTATGGTAAGAATGGAGCAAGAAGCAAAAATACTACCAGTGACCAGAAATCCTCTGGACAAACTCAGCTTATAGATCAGAGGGCTCAAAAGAGAATGGTGAGAATCATGCAAGCAGTCAGACAGGCTAAATGTCACATCCAAATTCAACATTAATGTACAGGATACCATCTTTGGATTTTCAGTGTTTCAAAGACTTTATCTTTAATTGACTAAAATGGCCACAAACCATGTGTGGTACAGGAAAAACTGCCTCAGAGACAGGTGGCTTTCAGCACAAGTGGGTCAGCAGCTGTAGGCAAAGCTTAGAGGATTCTAGAAGGAACTTGTTTGAACAAAACTTGTGAATTTGTGCTTTTGAAATGGGAATGTGAGCAAACAATGCAATCAAGCGAGTAAAACTGTGAGAACACTGTTTGGCAAGTAGGACATACGCATGCCAAGCCTAAGCGAGCTAATGACTGAGGCTAACTATTTAGTGTATAGAAACTGCATAGCcttttaaacagaaaatgtaaagGTTGACATGGCAGCACAGGGGCACAGTGGGTCCCCAGTTCGATTTGAGGGATACTgggatactgtctgtgtggggtttttcatgttctccccatgttcgtgtggctttcctccaggttttACTGGCTTGGCTATGgattggctatgttaaattgcccgtgggtgtaaatgtgtgtgtgaatagtgccctgtgatgggcaggcatcccatctggggtgaagTCTTCAACTTTGAGACCAGTGTAGCAGGggttggctctggatccaccgtgaccctgaccaggataaagcgcttactgatgaagagtgaatgaatgtaaatccagaaacaagacaaaaccaCTGGGAATATCAATATCTGCATTTTCCTAAAGTTACACTGTAATCACATAACCATACGGAGAAAAGTCAAAATCAGTCAAAACTAGAAAATTTGATCAGAAAATTAGACAGGACAACAGGATTGTTGAGTTGGAAAAAGTTGTCCAGCTCTTAAATATTATGCTGATGGAAGGATCAGAGTATCATCATTTCCTGAAGAGCTAATCAAAAGTGAATCCCTTCTTGGCTACAGTTTATGTAGACTTGTTGGACGTTTCCAGAAAGATAGTGTATCATGTCACAAGGCACGTATCGTCACTGAGTTTTCCAAGAACATAACAGCGAGTTTACATTGCTttagtggcctgcacagattGCGGCTCTCACCCCtcttgagcatctgtgggatgagGTGGAAAAGGGTGTTATGCAATGCAGTCACTTCTGCATGGTACAGCTTTCATGCGCAACACAAACAGCATGTCGTAGTTTCCATTCCCAGGCAAATTCATGCTGTTTCAAAGGCCAAAGGAGGCA
Proteins encoded:
- the srpk2 gene encoding SRSF protein kinase 2 isoform X1 → MERSVSHSNKTLDLALSALRLRHRAFKHRPETQQKVPSAPPPPPPPPPPPQPEPVAPPEPEEEILGSDDEEQEDPADYCKGGYHPVKIGDLFNGRYHVIRKLGWGHFSTVWLCWDIQGKRFVAMKVVKSAQHYTETALDEIKLLRCVRESDPTDPYKDMVVQLIDDFKISGINGIHVCMVFEVLGHHLLKWIIKSNYQGLPLPCVKSIIRQVLQGLDYLHTKCKIIHTDIKPENILMCVDDAFVRRMAVEATEWQKAGAPPPSGSAVSTAPQLKQVGKISKNKKKKLKKKQKRQAELLERRMLEIEALEREAERQKANEGLNPPPGPALALGESEDEDDEEEDIEEEEEGEGERERPVRLTNHTCAAPPEPQQQDDEEDCEVLPNTEVPDDEDPSVATETNTPPHEQSNNPANEEEDEREETEEDVEEQEKAAEQQEAEAGQEDAKGAVDSLEAVSSDEKPEPKTEECAKEEQPELPKEEEERRVEEVDEEDEDEADDEEDDDDDDDEAEDEAQELRNSTESHNDTLKTNGHAVVDTNHPSDAVPVVPSPSPLLCPLVESELSATDRDASDASYELFNGETAALSNGARHRATAPRFPELPLDPEPEECEPEEGETNLNPDAERSRTVSSSSTGDTPKAKARAADLLVNPLDPRNADILRVKIADLGNACWVHKHFTEDIQTRQYRSIEVLIGAGYSTPADIWSTACMAFELATGDYLFEPHSGEDYSRDEDHIAHIIELLGCIPRHFALSGKYSREFFNRRGELRHITKLKPWSLFDVLVEKYGWSAEDAGHFTNFLLPMLEMVPEKRASARDCLNHPWLNS
- the srpk2 gene encoding SRSF protein kinase 2 isoform X3, translated to MSSRKVMAIQARKRRPKGKKDKATHHRRPETQQKVPSAPPPPPPPPPPPQPEPVAPPEPEEEILGSDDEEQEDPADYCKGGYHPVKIGDLFNGRYHVIRKLGWGHFSTVWLCWDIQGKRFVAMKVVKSAQHYTETALDEIKLLRCVRESDPTDPYKDMVVQLIDDFKISGINGIHVCMVFEVLGHHLLKWIIKSNYQGLPLPCVKSIIRQVLQGLDYLHTKCKIIHTDIKPENILMCVDDAFVRRMAVEATEWQKAGAPPPSGSAVSTAPQLKQVGKISKNKKKKLKKKQKRQAELLERRMLEIEALEREAERQKANEGLNPPPGPALALGESEDEDDEEEDIEEEEEGEGERERPVRLTNHTCAAPPEPQQQDDEEDCEVLPNTEVPDDEDPSVATETNTPPHEQSNNPANEEEDEREETEEDVEEQEKAAEQQEAEAGQEDAKGAVDSLEAVSSDEKPEPKTEECAKEEQPELPKEEEERRVEEVDEEDEDEADDEEDDDDDDDEAEDEAQELRNSTESHNDTLKTNGHAVVDTNHPSDAVPVVPSPSPLLCPLVESELSATDRDASDASYELFNGETAALSNGARHRATAPRFPELPLDPEPEECEPEEGETNLNPDAERSRTVSSSSTGDTPKAKARAADLLVNPLDPRNADILRVKIADLGNACWVHKHFTEDIQTRQYRSIEVLIGAGYSTPADIWSTACMAFELATGDYLFEPHSGEDYSRDEDHIAHIIELLGCIPRHFALSGKYSREFFNRRGELRHITKLKPWSLFDVLVEKYGWSAEDAGHFTNFLLPMLEMVPEKRASARDCLNHPWLNS